ACATGAGCCATTACAATGATGAAACATGTGGTACtatgaactttttatttgaCAAATTAGAAACTGAACTTTCCTTTAGTCCAGACTTTGATTATTTTAGGCCAACATGAAGACACTCGTCTCACATGAGGAAACTTCTGAATTTTGATGCATTTCAAATGGTAAGGCTGAAACATGTGAAGCTTGCATGACAAGTGAACGCTAACATTAATTAGATTCGTATACTCCAGCAGAAAGTACCTGTCGGTTTGGACCAGTTCCAGCAGAAATTCTATGCAAATGCCTCTTACGGTGTCATTTCCAGCATGAAATAGGTCAAGGACTGAAGACAATTCGATTCTGTTTGCTATCAAATTCCTGCAAGTTCTATCAGCATGTATACAGCACAGTAGTATGGAGATAATTGACTGCCTTCCTTCAACCTTGTCCATGTACTTGATCAGGCCTGGAACTCCATTTGCAGAAATAACACTTTGAGCATTGACAGACCGGCTGTTTTCGTCCCCTCCCATCAAAATCTGCTCAAGCATCGCTATAGCAGCGTCCTTTGGTTCGATTAACAGTTGGAGATCATTCAGATCTTCACTTTTGTTAAGTATTAACTGCACAAGGGAGGGTACAAGATTGTTCGCTGAAAGCTGGGCATATGCTGGCCTCAGCTGGTATATGAGGACGGCAGCCTCCGCAAGACCATTCTTGAGTAATTCAGCCAGGCAATCAAAATCAGAGTCAATACTAGTGAGGGTCTCTCCAATAGGTTCGTCGACATGTATTAGCTCCGAAAGAATGTAAATTGAATATCTGAGAACCTCCCTATTCAGTGAGGCCGATAATATTTCAACTAACCCATTCACAGTCGTAGGTTTGGACAGGTATGAATGAATTGCGGGATCTCCTTTTGTCTCCTTCCAGGTCTTGGCAATTGTCAGGACTGCCGCCTCACATTCTTGCAAGTCCTCTGATGTACAAAGGCACGAGACATGTGgttttaacccatttatgattgTCTCCATAGCAGCTTGAGATATGACACTCGTCGGTGATGTAGATACTACTCCTTGTGTAAATCTTTTGCGCCTCAGACTCATGTACCCATCTGAGTTTGTATTACTGGGGAAGTCAAATGTCCTGGACACATTTGAAGGTTCGAGGTTTTCAGTCATAGAGGAAGAACTCATCGAGTTTCTTGGTGTTTCTGCATATGACAACTCTTGAGCAATATCAGGATACTGTTCTTTCCAAGATGTGATTAGTCTTTTGAGGACGTAGTTTGTCTTGGGCAATGTGTTCGCAGAGAGAGCTTGCCGAGTGATGGGACAAGTCGTGTTTCCCCGCTCTATCCATTCTTGAATTGCTCTTCTTTCATATGTCTGACCAGTTTCAAGGGTAACTGGATCGCTGAAAAGCTGGCCTGTGATTGGGCAGACAAAATCTTTGGGTGGTTTTGTTCGACTAGTTTGATTGTCAGATAGTGGGAGCGACATGCAGCTATTATTGTCATCGTCACTTTCAGTATGAAAACTGCAGAATCACAAAAGAGTAACATGTATGAGGAAAGCAAGAACCAAAGTCATTAATTTCGATAACAGTATTTGTCAGGGTCCTGCATATCAAGTAAAAGAAATTGACTCAAGAAATCTACAGATTATTACTTCCCAATAACACTTTCTTACCTATTGTCAAATACTTGGCCTCTCACATAGTCATTGCTTATACTCCGTGATCTGTTGTCACTTTTCCTGCAGCTTCTATGCGACAACTGCCTTGAAAAACCAGTTTTAGTGAGAATTCATCATTTCAATTTGTACCAGAGGAAGGACATGAACACAAATCTGAAGGGGGTCTGGATTGTGCAAAAGAAAACATACAATGGCTTCACCATCTGACTTTGCAGAGTTTATACTGAAATCACCATTGAGGCGTGGCGATTGAGGCAAAGAGTTGGACATTGTTGAATCTCGGATGCGTCCTGAAAGCAGGTGCAATACTGCTGCCGGTTCCTTTCTGTCATATATGTCGGCTTTTGGAGATGAAACCTTAGAAGTAGTTTGGGGGGAATCGACAGGAGAGAACATTTTGGGACTCCGTCGAACTTTTGCTGGATATGGAAGTCCTTTGGGCCCATTGCTTCTTTCCTCAGCGATTCTCATACTCTTAAGAGAGATTAGCCTGCGATTCTTATATTCAGAAACTGTGGAGGGCTCATCATTATCACATTCAGAATCGTTGTCGTTCTTGTCAGTTAGCTCTTCCTGGAATTGCATCCAACATTCGAGTCATAATCATATTAAAATTCGATGAAATTCAAAGAGCTGACGGAGCTTAAGAGTGTATCAAGCGACGGTTAGAATGTTCCGACTTACGTGGTGCTCGTGGGTGACATCCTCCTCCATATCCTCGGAAATGCTGGACGCTACATTTCTTAATCTGTGGAAGACATCAGAAGGAATATATACTGAAATGCAATGAAAATGCAAAGCAATAGTGCAGCAACTAGAATAACAGCTAACCTGCTCGCTTGTCTCATGCCATCATTTGATTTCAGGATCGGCGAGAACCCTGCACTCTTGGGCAGAATCGGACCGAATTTCATGTAATCTGGAATGGAACGGCTCAACTCATGCAAGGGAGTCATTGGGGGCTCTGCGATTGGGAACATGGGCATTGCCTTCTTTCCGCTGCTCGAGTCGCAGTTCAGGCAGTCCCTATAGTACTTTGCATAAAGCCTTGTATTCTCATCCAAGGACTCTCGATAGAGCTGCTCGAGCTTCTGCGTCTTCTCCATTTGGTCAGGCCTCATCGAGAAGATGACCGACTCGTTGAGGAACTGGTCCATATCAGCCGTGAAGGACAGGTCAGAAGCATCTGGAATAGCTTCCATCACAAGCCTGTGCCTCGCCTCTGTGTACCACCCGGCGATCGAGTTCATGTGCGGAAGAAACAGGTCCCTCCAAACATCTGGAGCAAAATCGATCCGTGAAAAGAAAGGGTCCACAATGAACATCTCAATGACATGAAGTACGGACTCGCGATCCTCGTTCCTCAGCATCCACAAGTACGAAAGATTGAGATGCGCCCAAGCAGAGAGGTAGAAATTGGGGACTCCAGCAGTCTTCTGCTGGGAATTCAACATCGCGCACACTTGCAGCATCTTCTCGGCGTAGTCCAACCGGGCAAGCTTCGTCTCCATGTTGGAGGTATTGATAGCTTCTTCAAGGGCATCTATCCCCCAATCCAAATTCGCCAGCACTGCCTGATCAGAATACCGAACCTCGGTGTCCATGTCATTGCTACCTCCCTCAGCCGCCAATCTCTCCGCACACTGTTCCTTCTGGCGTATCCTCTGCTCCTTGTCGATCAACCGGTCTCGGATAAAACTCCCGACGTTCGTGATCAACAATTGAACTATGTCCTGCTGGTCCATTGAGAATCTGTAATTTCCAGACATGTTTATTCAAACGCCGAACGAATTCTTTCAGTCTCCTTGGGTCGCCTTActtgtccctctctctctctcaggctGCTCTGATCAGGACATTGGTGTAGACAGTTTCCAATGGTTTCTGCAAAGTCAAGCGTTACTCTCTAGTCTCCCATAACAAAACTGCAGCATCGAAACTACGGGCTTCTTCATCCTTCACCCGGCGATCAGTCTGTCCCAGTGGCGCGGCTCGATCGACGTAAAGCACAAAGTCATGCAGACACCGAACTCTGCCGACGCAACAAAAGTACCGGGGCGTGCGAACATTCGCCAAGGGAGCGCTTTTCGAGTCACTTCGCGAACTACCCGGAAACGGGAGCGAAGACGGGAAGGGATTAAATAAAGTCATCATTCACTCTGTCCCATTGGCCACTTCATTCGCTGACAGTTTCCATGGAAATGAATGTTGGAAACATTCAACGCGAGAGGGAAAGAGACAGGAGGGGGGAACTAGCTGAGCCGGCAATGGCTGGCCGCAAGGCGATGATGGAAGCATTGGAGTGGGAATGATTATCTGCTAAATACATAAAATATAAGCTTAGCTGTCGTGATTTGACTGCTAATTAGGTGGTTTAGTTGACGATCGGGAAGTCGTTTCCATTTGGCTCCATTGTTGTCCGGGTCGAGTCGACGTCAGGACCAGGCCAACATGGTATGACCCGGGAGTCCTTGTTTATTGAACGAAAAAATTTGGCGCGAAGGAGGTGGTGCTGGGCCGGACTAGATCTTGTGCCCGGCCCACGTTGACTGGTTTTGGGCTGGACTATGGGTCAGGCTCTGCCCGTGCATTCTCCCACCCATGGGCCTCATAATACTCTTTTTGGTATTAGGGAAAAAAGCAGGGGCGGTGCGACCGGTGGGGGTGAGCATCTGGACTGACCCCAGACCGGCCCATCGATAGGTCCTAGTCCAGTTCCTAAGAGGATTGGGTCTGTCCCTAGAACCCCTAAGCGGGTTGATCTTAGAACTGGACTAGAACCATAGGGTTgatccggttctcggttctagaCTCGACATGATCAGTCCTCCATCTCAAAAATTAAGGACCAATAATGTAGGTTGGTTCCTAGGTTAAATGCTAGACTGGACTTATCGAGACCGTACTCAATCATAGCAATCGGGGCTAGACACTCCATCTGAATGTGATCATAAATGCACCATACTTGCTATGATTCCAAACAATTAGCCCGTGACACATAGCTACTCCAGCCTAAAAGATTTGAAGCTAGCAAGCTTATTACCATAGCTCCATTGAGATGCTAGAAGTCAAGACGTCTTCCCACACAAGGCATATCGCTATTGG
The window above is part of the Eucalyptus grandis isolate ANBG69807.140 chromosome 6, ASM1654582v1, whole genome shotgun sequence genome. Proteins encoded here:
- the LOC104451650 gene encoding putative E3 ubiquitin-protein ligase LIN-1, with protein sequence MSGNYRFSMDQQDIVQLLITNVGSFIRDRLIDKEQRIRQKEQCAERLAAEGGSNDMDTEVRYSDQAVLANLDWGIDALEEAINTSNMETKLARLDYAEKMLQVCAMLNSQQKTAGVPNFYLSAWAHLNLSYLWMLRNEDRESVLHVIEMFIVDPFFSRIDFAPDVWRDLFLPHMNSIAGWYTEARHRLVMEAIPDASDLSFTADMDQFLNESVIFSMRPDQMEKTQKLEQLYRESLDENTRLYAKYYRDCLNCDSSSGKKAMPMFPIAEPPMTPLHELSRSIPDYMKFGPILPKSAGFSPILKSNDGMRQASRLRNVASSISEDMEEDVTHEHHEELTDKNDNDSECDNDEPSTVSEYKNRRLISLKSMRIAEERSNGPKGLPYPAKVRRSPKMFSPVDSPQTTSKVSSPKADIYDRKEPAAVLHLLSGRIRDSTMSNSLPQSPRLNGDFSINSAKSDGEAILSHRSCRKSDNRSRSISNDYVRGQVFDNSFHTESDDDNNSCMSLPLSDNQTSRTKPPKDFVCPITGQLFSDPVTLETGQTYERRAIQEWIERGNTTCPITRQALSANTLPKTNYVLKRLITSWKEQYPDIAQELSYAETPRNSMSSSSMTENLEPSNVSRTFDFPSNTNSDGYMSLRRKRFTQGVVSTSPTSVISQAAMETIINGLKPHVSCLCTSEDLQECEAAVLTIAKTWKETKGDPAIHSYLSKPTTVNGLVEILSASLNREVLRYSIYILSELIHVDEPIGETLTSIDSDFDCLAELLKNGLAEAAVLIYQLRPAYAQLSANNLVPSLVQLILNKSEDLNDLQLLIEPKDAAIAMLEQILMGGDENSRSVNAQSVISANGVPGLIKYMDKVEGRQSIISILLCCIHADRTCRNLIANRIELSSVLDLFHAGNDTVRGICIEFLLELVQTDRRTISNQILQLIKDEGAFSTMHTLLVHLQMAPMEQQPAIATLLLMLDLLVEPRNMSIYREEAIEALIEALQKKDFPSSQITALNALLCLSGRMTASGKSCTEAWLLKVAGFDQPFNALMKGERPTMHENELAETMEEEEKAANSWERRVAFVLCNHERGVIFKALEECLKSNSIEMAKSCLVIATWLTYMLSVLPDTGMKNAARKSFLEELINVLQSSKNLEEKILATLAIKTFISDPAALEELGMYAKCIYKTLRKLKKHSVLVADILNALMNLTSVNATQLWSCSEVIELESSANGEVLCLLHLKGLLLSSHSDGTIKVWDAGKRVLRLIQEVREHTKAVTCLYVPPSGDRLYSGSLDKTIRVWVIKPEEIHCLQVHDVKEPVYELTANAHAACFISQGTGVKVYNWSGTPKHINFSNNKMARCLAMAEGKLYCGCSGYSIQEVDLGKSTSGVFYSGTRKLLGKKTIHSLLVHDNLLLAGGSSVDGTAGKVFSLPSKAISGSLSTGFDIQRMAVSNDFIFTATKCGTIEVWLKERVARVASIKMGSGGNTAKTTSLAADMDGGMLFAGYSDGKIQVWTLD